The Pseudomonas chlororaphis subsp. piscium genome contains the following window.
GCGGGCGAGTGCGGGGTAGAGCGGTGCCCGACCGGAGTAGGTCGGGCGGGGCAATCAGTACTCCCAGAACATCCGCTGCAGTTCCTTGCTGTCCTGGGTCTTGGTCAGGGCGACCATGGCCAGGATGCGGGCTTTCTGCGGGTTCAGGTCATTGGCCACGACCCAGTCGTATTTGTCGTCAGGCTGTTCCGCGTTACGCAGTACGAAGCCGCCGGCGTTGACGTGGGACGAACGAATGATCTGCACGCCCTCTTTGCGCAGCTCTTGCAGGGCTGGCACCACGCGGGAAGACACCGAACCGTTGCCGGTACCGGCATGGATGATGGCTTTGGCGCCGGATTGGGCCAGGGCCTTGTAGGCGGTGTCGCCGACGTTGCCGTAGCCGTAGGCGATTTCTACGCCAGGCAGGCTCTTGATGTTCTTGATGTCGAATTCCGAAGCCGTGGTATGGCGCTTGGCTGGCAGGCGGAACCAGTAGGATTTGCCTTCCACCACCATGCCCAGCGGGCCCCATGGGCTCTTGAAGGCTTCGGTCTTGATATTGATCATTTTGCTGACGTCGCGACCCGACTGGATCTCGTCGTTCATAGTGACCAGTACGCCCTTGCCATGGGCTTCCTTGCTACCGGCCACGGCGACGGCGTTGTACAGGTTGAGCATGCCGTCGGCGGACATGGCGGTGCCAGGACGCATCGAGCCAACCACGACGATAGGTTTGTCGGTCTTTTCCACTAGGTTCAGGAAGTAGGCGGTTTCTTCCAGGGTGTCGGTGCCGTGGGTGATGACGATGCCATCGACGTCCTTGCTGTCGGCCAGTTCGGCGACGCGGCGGCCCAGTTGCAGCAGGTTATCGTTGTTGATGCTCTCGGAGGCGATCTGCATGACCTGTTCGCCGCGCACATTGGCGACCTGGCTCAGCTCGGGGATCCCGGCGATCAACTGCTCGATGCCGACTTTGGCGGCCTGGTAGGTGGCGCTGTTGGCGGCACTGGCGCCGGCGCCGGCAATAGTGCCGCCGGTAGCGAGCACGACCACGTTGGCCAGCTTCTGTTTGGTTTCGACTTCCTTGGCCTGCAATGCAGTCGGAAGGAGCAAGAGGAGGGCCAAAGCGCCCGGAACAAAGGTGTTGAAAGCAGATTTCATTATTTTCTCTCTAGTAGTGAGACGGTGCTGGTGCAGGTTCATCTAGATACACCCGAGACAGATCTGAATGCCGCGGGCGAAAAGGAAGAGCAGGATCTGTACCAGCCGGACTGTGGCCGCAAAACTCTTTTAACTTAATGATTTATATCAATTTATTTTTATTTATCGGGTGCGCCGGACGTTTTGCTGTCCGGTTTTCCGAATAGTTGAAAGATTCGCGTTCGGTTGTCCGACAGTTCTGATTGTCATGAGGAAAACTCTGAATTAAAGAGCTGGTCCTTGCAGCCGATGCCCTTCAAGGATCGTTTTCTTATGGAGCTCACATGTCTATTTCTGTCGGTTTTCCTGCTGCCGGGGCCATCACCATCAATGGCAAATCGCCGGCCACTATCGATACCCTGAGCCAGGGCGCCGCCGATAACGCTGCGCAAGCCCTGGGGCTGGATGAAGACGGCAAGCAGGGGGTAGCGTCCGGTGCCGAGGCCGAGAAGGCCGAGACCCAAGGCTCCGAAGGGGACACTCAAAGCCTGGTGGTGAAAATGCTGCTCAAGCGCATGAAAGAACTGCAGGAACAATTGCAGGAACAACAGGAGCAGTTGGCTGCTGCCCAGGCGGCGAGTTACCCGACCCCTGAGGCCAAGGCGGCTGTAGTGATGGCGATTCAAGGCCAGATCGCCGCCACCAACGGTGCGGTACAGGAAGTGGCGGGGAAGCTGGTCAAGGAACTGAACAAGGACTCCGCATCGGGTGGGCTGGTCAGTACCACCGCTTGATTGCCCGATGTTCCGATTGGCGCAAGGCGGGGTGCCTGCCCTGGCATTCCGCGGCGCTTGGCTTCCCGTTGACAAATCCCGACAGGGTTCGCATAGTTCGTTCTACGCAAACGTTTGCGCAGGCCCTGGGCGATAAGAGTCATACGCGCCTCAGGTTCGCTTCAAGCCACGTTCATCGGGGTCTGAAGGTCGTCGAGCGTACTCCGGCGCAAGCGTTGCTCACAATAATCATAAGATCGGAGTGAACCCATGAAGCTGCCATTCGCTGGACGTCTTCTCGCTGTCGCTGTTCTGGCTGCCGCATCCGCTACGCTTCCTCTCGCTTCGGCATTCGCCGAGACCCCGGAAAAACCCAAGGTCGCCCTGGTCATGAAATCCCTGGCCAACGAATTCTTCCTCACCATGGAAGACGGCGCCAAGGCCTATCAAAAAGACCATGCCGCCGATTTCGACCTGGTTTCCAACGGCATCAAGGATGAAACCGACACCGCCAACCAGATCCGTATCGTCGAGCAGATGATCGTTTCCAAGGTCAACGCGCTGGTGATCGCCCCGGCGGACTCCAAGGCCATGGTGCCGGTGATCAAGAAGGCGGTGGACGCCGGTATCACCGTGATCAACATCGACAACCAGTTGGACCCGGCGGTACTCAAGAGCAAAAACATCAGCGTGCCTTTTGTCGGCCCCGACAACCGCAAGGGTGCGCGCCTGGTGGGCGAGTACCTGGCCAAGGACCTGAAGGCCGGGGACGAAGTCGGCATCATCGAAGGCGTATCGACCACCACCAACGCCCAGC
Protein-coding sequences here:
- a CDS encoding asparaginase, whose translation is MKSAFNTFVPGALALLLLLPTALQAKEVETKQKLANVVVLATGGTIAGAGASAANSATYQAAKVGIEQLIAGIPELSQVANVRGEQVMQIASESINNDNLLQLGRRVAELADSKDVDGIVITHGTDTLEETAYFLNLVEKTDKPIVVVGSMRPGTAMSADGMLNLYNAVAVAGSKEAHGKGVLVTMNDEIQSGRDVSKMINIKTEAFKSPWGPLGMVVEGKSYWFRLPAKRHTTASEFDIKNIKSLPGVEIAYGYGNVGDTAYKALAQSGAKAIIHAGTGNGSVSSRVVPALQELRKEGVQIIRSSHVNAGGFVLRNAEQPDDKYDWVVANDLNPQKARILAMVALTKTQDSKELQRMFWEY
- a CDS encoding sugar ABC transporter substrate-binding protein, which codes for MKLPFAGRLLAVAVLAAASATLPLASAFAETPEKPKVALVMKSLANEFFLTMEDGAKAYQKDHAADFDLVSNGIKDETDTANQIRIVEQMIVSKVNALVIAPADSKAMVPVIKKAVDAGITVINIDNQLDPAVLKSKNISVPFVGPDNRKGARLVGEYLAKDLKAGDEVGIIEGVSTTTNAQQRTAGFKDAMEAAQIKVVSLQSGDWEIDAGNRVAAAMLSEYPNLKALLAGNDSMAVGAVSAVRAAGKTGKVKVVGYDNINAIKPMLKDGRVLATADQFAAKQAVFGIETALKILKGEKVDGGANGVIETPVELVTQ